In Streptomyces sp. Li-HN-5-11, the sequence AGGTCGTGCTGGACGGTCGGGGAGCCGAAGGAGTCGACGATGACGATGGTGCGGCCCTTGCCCGTGATGCCCTTGCGGTACAGCGGGTTGAGGTCGTACGCGGTGCGGTACTGCAGCGGGTTGTAGCAGTTGATGTGCCACTTGGCCTGGCACTGCGCGATGGGCAGCGGGCTGGCCACACCATGGACCAGAGTGTGCCCGGCGATGGCCGGTACCGCCTTGGTGTGCGGTACGGCGGCGGGCGCGGCGGTGGTGCCGCCGGCCGGCGAGGCGGTCGCCAGCGGGGCGGTGGCCAGCGCGGCGACGACGAGGGCGGCGGTGGCGGCCGGGTGAGCCGCGATGCCCCGTCGGGTACGGGCTATGTGCATGAATTCCCCTGAAGTGGTCCTGAGGCGCACGAAATGTGGTCTCCGTGATCCCATCGACTGAGTCATGCACAGGACAAGAGTATTGAACTGTCGATGCCGAATCCTTTACCCGGACCACACCTCACGACCGCCCGAACGACCCTTTCCGGCCTGCATGTTCGTCACCGGCCGACGGCACCGGCATCCGAACCGGCATCCGCCGTCACGACCACCGTGAGGATGCCGTACAGGCGGGGCAAAGCTTCCGAAACTTTCTTTCGTTGACGGTCGATTGGGACGGTTGTAGGTTTCACGCCGCTGATCGATAATTTGCGATCAGGTTGCCTTTTATGGGACTTGCTCTCGATCGAGAGGGTTTGACGCGTGGACCTGTCGAGGAGTCAAACAGAAGTCAACATCGATGGCGCCGGTGACAGATCGCTGGTGTCTCGCCGGGGTGTCCTCAGGGGCGCGGCGGCGACCGCCGGTGCCGTCGCCCTCGGCGGTGGTGCCGCGGTCCCGGCCAGTGCGGCGGACAGTGCGGTGCCGGTCGGTGCGGCGGCGGCAGGTGCCGCGGCGGACACGTCGGTCACCGTGACCCAGGCCGGGACCACGATCGCCCTGTCCGTGGCCGGCGGTGCGCTCCAGTGGTCGGCCGGGCGCCGAGGCAGGACCGTGGTCGGCCCCTCGGCCCTCGGTCTGCGGCTCGGCGACGGGACCGTGCTGGGCGCCGCCGGCACCGTCGTGACACGCTGCCGCCGCGCGAGCGGCAACACCACGTGGAGCGCGCCCTACGGCCGGAACGCGACCGTGCGGGACAAGTACCAGGAGATCCGCTGGGACCTCCAGGACACCGCCACGAAGACCGAGTTCGGGGTGCAGGTCCGCGCCTACGCCACCGGTGTCGCCTTCCGCTACCTGCTGCCCGGCTCCGGCCCCGACTCCGGCTCGGGCACCGCCACCGTCGCCGGTGAACTCACCACCTTCGTCTTCCCCGACGGCACCGTCGTCTACAGCGCCCGCGACGAGGACCCGTACAACCCCGTCACCCCCGGAGCCGTCCCGTCCACCGGAACATCCAGCACGGACACCGGCCCGCTGACCGACCTGCCGTTGACGGCCGCCCTGTCCGGCGAACTGATCGCCTGCGTCTGCGAGTCGGCGCGTGCCGACTACCCGCGGCTGATGCTCAGCTCCGTCTCCGACGAGCCCAACACCCTCGCCGCCCACCTGATGCAGCACACCGCCCGCGGCACCGGCGACGTACAGACGACGTCCACCGTCACCACCCCCTTCGCCACGCCCTGGCGCGCGGTGGTCATCGGCTCCACCCACGCCGAACTCATCGACAACGCGGAGCTGGTCCTCAACCTCGCCCCGGCGAGCGCCCTGGCCGACACGTCCTGGATCAAGCCGGGCAAGGTCTTCCGCTGCCAGCTGACCACCGCGGCCGGACTCGCGGGCGTCGACTTCGCCGTCGCCCGCGGACTGCAGTACATCGAGTACGACTCCGGCTGGTACGGGCCGGAGGGCAGCACCACCGACGCCACCAAGCCGATCGGCGCCATCGACCTGCCGTCGGTGATCTCCTACGCCAGGGGCAAGGGCATCGGGGTCATCCTCTACGTCAACCGCATCACGCTGTCCAGCCCCGACAGCCTCCTCGCCCTCTACAAGAGCTGGGGCGTCGCGGGCGTCAAGCTCGGCTTCATCAACGACGGCACCCAGGCCATGACCCAGCAGATCATCGGCTGGGCCGAGACGGCCGCGAAGTACCGGCTGCTGATCGACATGCACGACGACGTCCGGCCGTTCGGCTACGAGCGGACCTACCCCAACTGGATCAACCTGGAGGGCGTGCGGGGCAACGAGCACTTCCCCACCGCCACCCACAACGTCACGCTGCCCTTCGCCCGCAACATCGGCGGGCCGATGGACTACACCATCTGCTACGGCCAGTCCCGTGACCAGACCACCAACGCGCACCAGATGGCGATGGCCGCCGTGTACTACCAGCCGCTCAACTTCCTGTACTGGTACGACAGCCCGTCGAAGTACGGCAATCCCGCCGGCTGGCCGGGGCTGCCCTGGTTCGACGCCATCCCCACCGCCTGGGACGAGAGCAGGGCGCTGGCCGGCTCGATCGGCGAGTACGTGGCCGTGGCCCGGCGCAGCGGCGGCACCTGGTACCTGGGGGCCATGACCAACGAAACCGCGCGGACCCTGTCGATCCCGCTGTCCTTCCTCGGCACCGGCACCGGCACCTGGACCGCGACCGTCTACGCCGACGGAACACCGGGCAGCAGCCCGTTCAGGACACCGGTCGTCGTCAGCACCCGTACCGTCACGCCGGACACCACGCTCGACGTGGCCATGGCCCCCGCCGGAGGCCAGGCCGTCGTCCTGAAGCAGAGCTGACGCGGGCGCGGGTGCGGGTGCGGGGCACTGGGACGACGGCCTCAGTACCCCGACGGCACGTACGTGACGCCGAAGCGGAACTCCCGCTGCCTGCCGGGCTCCAGCGCGAGGGCGGCGGCGTGTTCCGGACGGTTGTAGGCGTTGGTCATCGTCTCGACCGGTTCCAGGGCGATCGAGGCGCGCCGGTCGCGGGCCAGGGTGTCGCCGGTGAAGACGTGCATGTAGCCGCCGTACTGCCACACCCGCAGTTCGTCACCGGTCGCCGGGTCGCCGAGCACCGTCTCGGCCCGGCCGCCGGGGCCGGCGGCCAGGTCCGCGAAGCAGGCGTCGATGACCGCGTCGCCCAGCCGCCTCGGCGTGCGGAAGTCCATGGCGGGAGAGTCGTCCAGGGGGAGCCGGGCGTCCTCGCCGGGCAGCGGGACGAGCAGGGCGTCGGTGCGGATCAGGGTGTCCGCGGGGATGTGCAGGACCAGGTCGTCGATGGGCCGGGAGAGGGTGAAGTAGGGGTGCCAGCCCGCCGCGTAGGGGGCGGTGGTCTCCCCCACGTTCGTCGCCCGGATCGTGATGCCGAGTTCGACGCCCGGCTCCCGGCGGCCGATCGTGTACTCCACGTCGAGGTCCAGGGCGAACGGGTAGCCGGGATACGCGCCCGGCCTGATGCCCGTGCAGCGCAGCAGCAGCCGCGCGGAGTCGGCCGTCGTGGTGGCGTCGACGAGCCGGAACGGCGCCTCGCGGGCGAAGCCGTGGTAGATCGTGCGGTCACCGTCGCGGCCGGGCAGCAGGTCGTGGTCGTGTCCGCCGTAGCGGTAGCGGCCGTCGGCGACGCGGTTGGGGAACGGGGCGAGCAGGCCCGCCCGTACGCCGTCCTGCGACAGCAGTTCCTTCTCGTCGCGGTAGCCGTCCGTCAGTTCCGTCAGCCGGCCGGCCGCCGCGTGTGCGGCCTGCCAGCTGAGCAGCGTCGCTCCGCGCAGGGCGACGACCGCGTGGACGGAACCGTCCGGCGCGGAGACGACAAGGGTGGGTTCGCCGCCGAGGCGGTCCTCGGCGATTCGGTACTCGGCGGTCATTCCCCTTGCGTTCCCTTTCAGCTCGCTTCGGGGGCGAGCTTCTTCGCGCCCGTCATGATGGCCACCGCGTCCTCCATGGAGTGCGACTGCGGGGTGATGACGCCCGCGCAGCCGCCGAGGCGCTGGATGTGGATGCGGTCGGCGACCTCGAAGACGTTGGGCATGTTGTGGCTGATCAGGATGACGCCCAGGCCCTGGGCGCGCAGGTCGCGGACGAGCTTGAGGACCTGTCCCGTCTCGCGGACACCGAGGGCGGCGGTGGGCTCGTCGAGGATCACCACCCGGCCGCCGAACGCCGCGGTGCGGGCGACGGCCACGCACTGGCGCTGGCCGCCGGAGAGCGTCTCCACCGCCTGGTTGATGTTCTGCAGTGTCCCGATGCCGAGCCGCTTGATGTGGTCGGAGGCCTGCTTCCTCATCTCGCCGGTGTCCAGCATGCGGAACACCGAGCCGAGGACGCCCTTGCGGCGGATCTCGCGGGCGAGGAAGAGGTTGCTGGCGATGTCCAGGGCGGGGGCCACGGCGAGGGTCTGGTAGACCGTCTCGATGCCGGCGTCGCGGGCGTCCTGAGGCCGCTTGAAGTGGACCTCCTTGCCGTCGACGAGGATGCTGCCCTGGTCGGGGACGAGGGCCCCGGACAGGCACTTGATCAGGGTGGACTTGCCGGCGCCGTTGTCGCCGATGACGGCGAGGACCTCGCCGGGGTGGAGGGTGAGGTCGACGTCGTTCAGGCCGACGACCCTGCCGAAGACCTTGACCAGGCCCTTGGCTTCGAGAACGGGGGCGGTGGTGGTGGTCGTCACGACTTCACACTCCGGATCCACTGGTCGACGGAGACAGCCGCGATCACCAGGATGCCGACTGCGAGGACTTGGTAGTTGGGGTCGATCCCGGCGAGCGCCAGACCGTTGACGAAGACCTGGACGATGAGCGCGCCGATCAGCGAGCCGAGCACCACGCCGCGTCCGCCGAACAGGCTGGTGCCGCCGATGACGACGGCGGTGATGGACTGCAGGTTGGCGTTGAGGCCGCTGTTCGGGTCGCCGCCGCCGACGCGGCCGACCAGGATCCAGGCGCCCACGGCGATGGCGAAGCCGCCGACCATGTAGGCGCTCAGCAGCACCCGGTTGACGGAGATGCCGGCGAGGCGGGCTGCCTCGATGTCGTCGCCCACCGCGTACAGGTGGCGGCCCCAGGCGGTGTAGCGCAGCGCGTAGCCGATCACCGCGTACAGGGCGATCATGAGCAGGACGCCGTTGGTCAGGTTCAGCTGCCCGAGGGAGACCGTGTTGGCGGTCCACATGAGGATGTTGCCCGGCTGCAGGGCGATGGTCTGGCCCTTGGCGTAGATGAGGGTGATCGCGGTGAAGATGCTGAGGGTGCCGAGGGTCACGATGAAGGGCGGCAGCTTGATCTTCGTGACCAGCATTCCGTTGACGGCCTGCGCGGCGATCGCGACGACCGCACCGGCCAGCAGCGCGACACCGCCGGGCCAGTGGTTGTCCGCGACGAGCTTCGACATCAGCAGCGAGGCGAGCACCATCACCGCGCCGATGGACAGGTCGATGCCGGCGGTGAGGATGATGACGGTCTGGCCCACGGCGAGCGAGCCGATGACGGCGACCTGCTGGACGATCAGCGACAGGTTCTGCAACGCGTAGAAGCGCTCGTTGACCAGGGAGAACACAATCGCGGCGAGCACCAGCACGATGGCCGGGCTGAGCGCCGGCTGACGGTGCAGTACGGAGTGTATGCGCTGGGCTGGGGTGGCCGGCCGGTTGAGGAACTCCTCCGCCGGTGCCGGTGTGGCTTCACTGTCCACGTGGGTGGTCACAGGGGATCCTTCCGGTTCTTTCCCTCGTGCGGGCCTTCGTACGGGCGTGTGGGCTCGTGGGGTGCGGGTGCGCCGCCGGTCCTCGTACCGGCGGCGCACCCGACTCGGAGGGGTCAGCTGCCCCAGCAGGCGGAGGCGGCCTGCGTCGGGGACTGGACCGTCAGACCGCCGAGGGCCTTGGCGGCGACCAGCGCGGTTCCGGTGTCGTAGAAGGACTTGCCGTTGGTGACGCTGGGCTTGCTGCCGCCGCGGGCCAGCTTCGCGATGGAGCTGACGCCGAGGGCGGCCATCTTGCCCGGGTACTGCACGGCGTCCGCGGCGAACTCGCCGCTGGTGACGTTCTTCAGGCCGGAGCAGCTGCCGTCGATCGCGTAGATGGCGACGCTCTTCTCCTTGCCCGCCGCCTTCAGCGCGTTGTACGCGCCCTCGCCCGCAGGCTCGTTGATCGCGTAGACCACGTTGATGTTCGGGTTGGCCGACAGGCAGTTCTCCATCGCGGTGCGGCCGCCGTCGATGGCGCCCTGGGTGGGCTGGTGGCACGCGATGGTGTAGGTGCCGCCCTTGCCGCCGGTGTACTTGCCGGACTTGGCTTCCTTGCCGTTCTCCGTCTTGCTGCCCGGGTCGATGCCCATGCCCTCGAGGAAGCCGTGGTCGCGGTTGACGTCGACGGAGACGACCTGGTTGTTGAACAGGTCGAGCATGGCGATGACCGCCGGCTTGCCGTTCAGGGCGGCCGCGGCGTACTGGCCGTCGAGCTTGCCCGCCTGCTCGTTGTCGGTGGCGTAGGTGATGTCCGCGACGGTGGGCGGGTTGGGGGCAGTGTCCAGGGCGATCACGAAGAGGCCGGCCTGCTTGGCGCGGTTCAGCGCCGCGTTCACCGCGTCGCCGTTGGTGGTGATGAGGATGCCCTTGTCGCCACGGGAGATGGCGTTGTCGATGGCGGTGATCTGGGTCTGGGTGTCGCCGTCGGTGTTGCCCGCCGCCACCGTGAGCTTCACGTTGTCCTTGGCGGCCTGGGTCTTGGCGTCCTTCTCCATGCTCACGAAGTACGGGTTGCTCAGCGTCTTCAGGATCAGCGACACGCCCACCTTGTCGCCGCTGCCCGACGCGGAGGAGGAGCTCCCGTTGGAGGATCCGCAGGCTGCCAGCGTGGCACCGAGACAGACAGTGATGCCGATCGCCGCCGCCCGGATACGCCGACTGCGGCGGCTCGACGCCTTGCTGGTGGAGGTGTTCATAGCTTGATCCCTTTCGGAGCCGTCCCTTGGCCGACGCTGAGACAACGTTGACTGAACGGGATACTGGGCCCGTATGGACGAGTGCGTCAAGACGCTGATAGACATGCGTCGGCAACGAGTGGGTAACGCGCAACCGGTTGGAGACAACGATGACTCAGGGCGAGCCGCCGCCTCGGTCCCCCCGCAGCCGTCCCACCATGCGTGAGGTCGCGGCGCTGGCCGGAGTGGCCATCAAGACGGTCTCGCGCGTGGTCAACGGCGTCCCCACCGTCGACCCGGCGATCGCCGCCCGGGTCCGCGAGGCCGCCGACAAACTGGGCTACCGGCCCAACCTCACCGCCAGCAGCCTGCGTCGCGGGGACGGCCGGACCTCGATGATCGGCATGCTCGTCGAGGACGCCGCGAACCCCTTCTCGGCCGCCCTGACCCGTACCGTCGAGAACGTGGCCCGCGAACGCGGAGTCCTGGTGCTCGTCGGCAGCCTGGACGAGGACGCGGAGCGCGAACGGGAGCTCGCCCGGGCGCTGATCGACCGGCGGGTCGACGGGCTGGTGATCGTTCCCGCCGGACGCGACCACAGCTACCTGATCAGCGAGCAGCGCTCCGGCACCCGCATGGTGTTCGTCGACCGCGAGGCCGGCCTGCTCGACGCGGACGCCGTCGTCTCCGACAACCGGCAGGGCGCCGTCACCGCCGTGAACCACCTGCTCGAAGCGGGCCACCGCCGCATCGCCTACCTCGGCGACCGGGCGTCCATCCCCACCGCCGCCCAGCGCTTCGACGGCTACCGGCACGCGCTGGAGGTCGCGCACATCGCGTACGACGACGAGATCGCCCGCCACGCGGAGGCCAGCGAGCAGGCCGCGGTCACCGCGACCGAGCAGCTGCTGTCGCTGCCGGACCCGCCGACGGCCCTGTTCACCAGTCAGAACATGGTCACCATAGGGGCGGTGCGCGCGCTGCGCGCCCTCGGCCTGCAGGACACCGTCGCCCATGTGGGCTTCGACGACTTCCCCCTGGCCGACATCCTCAACCCGGGGATCTCCGTCATCGCCCAGGACATCGAGCAGATGGGCAAGACGGCCGCCGAGATGCTCTTCTCCAGGCTGGACGGCGACGAGTCGCCCACCCGGACCGTCACCGTGCCGACCCGGCTGATCCAGCGGGGATCCGGCGAGATCACAGCCGAAGGACCCCGCCATGACTGAGACGACGCACGCGAACGGGCAGCCGCCCGCCGTGACCGTGATCGGTGAAGCCCTCATCGACCTGGTCCAGCTGGACGCGCCCGGCGACTACCGCGCCCGGCCCGGCGGGAGCCCGTTCAACGTCGCCGTCGGCCTGGCCCGGCTGGGACACCGCACCGCGCTGATGGCACGGCTGGCCGGCAACACCTTCGGCCGGATGCTGCGCGCCCACGCCGCCACCGAGGGCATCGACCTGACGTACGCCCCCGCCGCCGCCGAACCGACCACCCTCGCCGTGGTCTCCATGGACCGCGAGGGGCGCGCGAGTTACGACTTCTACCTCGACGGCACCGCGGACTGGCAGTGGACCGGGGCCGAGAGCGCGCGCGTCCCGGACGACACCGCCGTACTCCACTTCGGCTCCGTGGCCTCCTGGACACCACCGGGCAGCGAACACATCCACACGGCCGCCGAGCTTCTGCGCGGCCGTGGCACCACGCTGATCAGCTACGACCCCAACATCCGCCCCGCCCTCCTGGGCGACCCGGCACGCGGCAGGCAGGCCGTCGAAGGCAGCGTCGGCGTCGCCCACCTCGTCAAGGCCAGCCGCGAGGACGTCGAGTGGCTCTACCCGGACACTTCGCTGGAACGGATCGCCGCCCGCTGGCTCGAACTCGGCGCGCTCCTCGTCGTCGTCACCGACGGCCCCGACGGCGCCCACGTCTTCCACGCGAGCACGGGCAGCTTCAGCCGTCCCGGCCGGAAGGTCGCGGTGGTCGACACCGTCGGCGCGGGTGACGCCTTCACCGCCGGCCTGCTCGGCGCCCTGCTCCGCCGCGACCTGCACACTCCGCGCGCGCTCGCCGCCGCCGGCCCGTCCGTACTGGCGGCCGCCGTGGACGACGCCGTCCTCGTCTCCGCCCTCACCTGCGAACGCCTGGGCGCCGACCCGCCCACCGCGCTGCCCCGCCCCGGCCGCCCCGCCGACGCACCGCTGACGGCGCAGGACCTCACCTTCGCCGACAGCACTGACCAGGCACGGGAGGACAACCGGACGCCGGAGGCGGTGCCGGGCGGACGGTGAGCGACCCGGGGCCCCCGGCACGGCCCGGTTCGGAGCCGCCCGTCGCAGCCACGGCGGCCGGACCGCCACCGACCGGCTCACTCTGACGCTCAGTGACCTCGCGCCCGGCGACACCGTACTGATGACGACGTACCACTCGGACGGCACCCGCATCGCCACCGGCGCCCCCTTCACCGAGGCACGGACCCGGGCGGCCGACGGAGACGAACTCCTCGCCGAGGTCTGGGACTCCCGCACTCCAGGCCGCCGCGTCGCCGCGGCGGCCTTCGTGCCGGGACAGCTGTCCCA encodes:
- a CDS encoding ABC transporter permease, encoding MTTHVDSEATPAPAEEFLNRPATPAQRIHSVLHRQPALSPAIVLVLAAIVFSLVNERFYALQNLSLIVQQVAVIGSLAVGQTVIILTAGIDLSIGAVMVLASLLMSKLVADNHWPGGVALLAGAVVAIAAQAVNGMLVTKIKLPPFIVTLGTLSIFTAITLIYAKGQTIALQPGNILMWTANTVSLGQLNLTNGVLLMIALYAVIGYALRYTAWGRHLYAVGDDIEAARLAGISVNRVLLSAYMVGGFAIAVGAWILVGRVGGGDPNSGLNANLQSITAVVIGGTSLFGGRGVVLGSLIGALIVQVFVNGLALAGIDPNYQVLAVGILVIAAVSVDQWIRSVKS
- a CDS encoding LacI family DNA-binding transcriptional regulator, which gives rise to MTQGEPPPRSPRSRPTMREVAALAGVAIKTVSRVVNGVPTVDPAIAARVREAADKLGYRPNLTASSLRRGDGRTSMIGMLVEDAANPFSAALTRTVENVARERGVLVLVGSLDEDAERERELARALIDRRVDGLVIVPAGRDHSYLISEQRSGTRMVFVDREAGLLDADAVVSDNRQGAVTAVNHLLEAGHRRIAYLGDRASIPTAAQRFDGYRHALEVAHIAYDDEIARHAEASEQAAVTATEQLLSLPDPPTALFTSQNMVTIGAVRALRALGLQDTVAHVGFDDFPLADILNPGISVIAQDIEQMGKTAAEMLFSRLDGDESPTRTVTVPTRLIQRGSGEITAEGPRHD
- a CDS encoding aldose 1-epimerase gives rise to the protein MTAEYRIAEDRLGGEPTLVVSAPDGSVHAVVALRGATLLSWQAAHAAAGRLTELTDGYRDEKELLSQDGVRAGLLAPFPNRVADGRYRYGGHDHDLLPGRDGDRTIYHGFAREAPFRLVDATTTADSARLLLRCTGIRPGAYPGYPFALDLDVEYTIGRREPGVELGITIRATNVGETTAPYAAGWHPYFTLSRPIDDLVLHIPADTLIRTDALLVPLPGEDARLPLDDSPAMDFRTPRRLGDAVIDACFADLAAGPGGRAETVLGDPATGDELRVWQYGGYMHVFTGDTLARDRRASIALEPVETMTNAYNRPEHAAALALEPGRQREFRFGVTYVPSGY
- a CDS encoding substrate-binding domain-containing protein produces the protein MNTSTSKASSRRSRRIRAAAIGITVCLGATLAACGSSNGSSSSASGSGDKVGVSLILKTLSNPYFVSMEKDAKTQAAKDNVKLTVAAGNTDGDTQTQITAIDNAISRGDKGILITTNGDAVNAALNRAKQAGLFVIALDTAPNPPTVADITYATDNEQAGKLDGQYAAAALNGKPAVIAMLDLFNNQVVSVDVNRDHGFLEGMGIDPGSKTENGKEAKSGKYTGGKGGTYTIACHQPTQGAIDGGRTAMENCLSANPNINVVYAINEPAGEGAYNALKAAGKEKSVAIYAIDGSCSGLKNVTSGEFAADAVQYPGKMAALGVSSIAKLARGGSKPSVTNGKSFYDTGTALVAAKALGGLTVQSPTQAASACWGS
- a CDS encoding carbohydrate kinase, whose translation is MTETTHANGQPPAVTVIGEALIDLVQLDAPGDYRARPGGSPFNVAVGLARLGHRTALMARLAGNTFGRMLRAHAATEGIDLTYAPAAAEPTTLAVVSMDREGRASYDFYLDGTADWQWTGAESARVPDDTAVLHFGSVASWTPPGSEHIHTAAELLRGRGTTLISYDPNIRPALLGDPARGRQAVEGSVGVAHLVKASREDVEWLYPDTSLERIAARWLELGALLVVVTDGPDGAHVFHASTGSFSRPGRKVAVVDTVGAGDAFTAGLLGALLRRDLHTPRALAAAGPSVLAAAVDDAVLVSALTCERLGADPPTALPRPGRPADAPLTAQDLTFADSTDQAREDNRTPEAVPGGR
- a CDS encoding ATP-binding cassette domain-containing protein, which gives rise to MTTTTTAPVLEAKGLVKVFGRVVGLNDVDLTLHPGEVLAVIGDNGAGKSTLIKCLSGALVPDQGSILVDGKEVHFKRPQDARDAGIETVYQTLAVAPALDIASNLFLAREIRRKGVLGSVFRMLDTGEMRKQASDHIKRLGIGTLQNINQAVETLSGGQRQCVAVARTAAFGGRVVILDEPTAALGVRETGQVLKLVRDLRAQGLGVILISHNMPNVFEVADRIHIQRLGGCAGVITPQSHSMEDAVAIMTGAKKLAPEAS
- a CDS encoding glycoside hydrolase family 97 catalytic domain-containing protein, encoding MSRRGVLRGAAATAGAVALGGGAAVPASAADSAVPVGAAAAGAAADTSVTVTQAGTTIALSVAGGALQWSAGRRGRTVVGPSALGLRLGDGTVLGAAGTVVTRCRRASGNTTWSAPYGRNATVRDKYQEIRWDLQDTATKTEFGVQVRAYATGVAFRYLLPGSGPDSGSGTATVAGELTTFVFPDGTVVYSARDEDPYNPVTPGAVPSTGTSSTDTGPLTDLPLTAALSGELIACVCESARADYPRLMLSSVSDEPNTLAAHLMQHTARGTGDVQTTSTVTTPFATPWRAVVIGSTHAELIDNAELVLNLAPASALADTSWIKPGKVFRCQLTTAAGLAGVDFAVARGLQYIEYDSGWYGPEGSTTDATKPIGAIDLPSVISYARGKGIGVILYVNRITLSSPDSLLALYKSWGVAGVKLGFINDGTQAMTQQIIGWAETAAKYRLLIDMHDDVRPFGYERTYPNWINLEGVRGNEHFPTATHNVTLPFARNIGGPMDYTICYGQSRDQTTNAHQMAMAAVYYQPLNFLYWYDSPSKYGNPAGWPGLPWFDAIPTAWDESRALAGSIGEYVAVARRSGGTWYLGAMTNETARTLSIPLSFLGTGTGTWTATVYADGTPGSSPFRTPVVVSTRTVTPDTTLDVAMAPAGGQAVVLKQS